Within the Enterococcus hirae ATCC 9790 genome, the region ACAAGCTACAAAAGTGGTGTCATACTGGATAGAGTGATGATTACAGAAGCTTACGCCTGATCAATAGTCATCATGGTAACGAAAAAAGACAACCATAAATTTCTGATGAACAAGTATCAAAAACAAAATTGAACGACTAAAAACAGAATGTATTGATTATCGTCAACTAAATAAAAAGTCAAAGAACGATCATCAATTGAAGTAATGTAAATAATTAGCCGGAGGATAAAGATATGAAAGTGATTTTTTCTTGTTTGTTGGCGACAGGGTTACTTTTTTCGCTAACAGGTTGTGGTAATGGAGATAAAAATGAGGCATCGATCGATTCGATTAGTGCGGAAACAACGACTAAAGCGAAGGATTCTTCTAACGAAGGACAAAGTATTTTTAAGGGTGAAATTGAAAGTATTGATGATTCAGTCGATGATACCATTCAAATCAAAGTGGTCAATGTAGATGAAATCGAAGACCCCGAGAATATTGGAACCTCTTTTGATAATGATGGTGTAACACTAAATGTTTCGAATGATCAATTAGTCGGAGGTAAGGAATCTTTTCAAAAAGGTGACGAGATCAAGTTTACTTTAAAAGAAAAACCAATTATGACAATGTCAATCCCTCCGCAAATTCCTGGTAATTCGATCGTTGAGGTAAGAGTTATTGAATAGTCAGTGTTAAACGTTTCGTAAAAGCAAATAGCTCATCAGGAGATTTGAAATTTTTCTTTTTCAAATCTCCTTCATTTATAGGGAAAATGTTATAATGAGGGGGAAGGAGTGAAGGTATGAACCACTTAGATTTATCGAAACGCTTAGCATTAGTGGGAGAACATGTCCCAACAGGAGCGTTTTTAGCAGATATTGGCTCTGACCACGCTTACTTGCCAGTTGCATTAATGTTAAAGGATAAAATTGAATTTGCTGTAGCTGGCGAAGTGGTGAAAGGCCCTTATGAGTCAGCAAAAAAGCAAGTACAGAAAAATGGTTTAGAAAAGCGGATCGTTGTTCGTTTAGCTAACGGATTAGATGCGATTGAGCCAACAGATCAGATCAATGCGATCACGATTGCTGGTATGGGTGGGGCTTTGATTCGAGATATTTTAGAAGCAGGCGCCAAACAGCATCGTTTAACAGGGAAGGAGCGTTTGATTCTCCAACCAAATATTGGCGAGCAAGCAGTGAGAAAATGGTTGCAAGATAATCACTATCAAATCATTGCAGAAGAGATTTTAGAGGAAAACAAAAAAATCTATGAAATCATTGTAGCTGAAAAAACACCGACGAAGCATATCTATAATGAGGAAGAGATTCTGTTTGGTCCATTTTTATTGCAAGGAAAAACAGTGGTCTTCCAAAAGAAATGGCAAAGAGAATTAAAACAAAGACAAGCGATTTTAAAACAATTGGCACAAGCACAGAACCAAGAAGAACGTGTTGAAGCGATAAAAAAAGAAATCCAGATGATCGAGGAGGTTTTAGCTTAATGGCGATCAACGGTAATGAATTTATTCGCAAATTTGAAGAATATTGTCCTCAATGGTTGGCTGAAGAAGGAGATCCTGTGGGGCTACACCTCGGAACATTAAATAAACCGATTCAACGCATAATGATGACGTTAGATGTTCGTCCAGAAGTTGTGCAAGAAGCCATCGAAAAAAAGATTGATTTGTTAATTGCTAAACATCCTCCCATATTTCGACCAATTAAACGATTAACAACGGATCATCCACAAGAAAAAATGTATGCTGATTTATTAAAACATGATATTTCTGTCTATGCAGCACATACCAATATGGATATTATCGAGGATGGATTGAATGATTGGTTTTGTGAAGCATTAGGAATCAATGTCGAAAATTATTTGTTAAAGACACATACAAGGCATTACAAAAAACTAGCTGTTTATGTACCGATCGAAGACGCTGACAAATTACGTAAGGCTTTAGCTGAGGCTGGTGCGGGTGAACAAGGTCATTACGATCATACAAGTTTTACCAGTATTGGCGAAGGTCGTTTTCGACCGAATGAACAGGCACATCCCGCAATTGGTAAAAACGGTCAACTAGAAAAGGTAGAAGAAGCTAAAGTGGAAGTGATTTTTCCTGAAGACCGTGAGGAAAAAGTGTTATCAGCTATGTATCGTGTCCATCCTTATGAAGAAGTAGCATTTGATTTGTTTTCAATTGACGAACCGACTCAAACCTGGGGGATCGGTCGAATCGGAGAATTACCAGAAGCGCTTGATTTAGATACCTTTGTATCTAAAGTAAAAGAAGTCTTCCAATTAGAAGGGCTACGAGTTGTTCGTCCAACTCATACAAATAGCACTGTTAAAAGAATCGCCATTTGTGGTGGTAGCGGCGAAAAGTTCTATCCTTACGCATTAGCTCAAAAAGCGGATGTTTATATTACTGGAGATATCTATTACCACACAGCTCAAGATATGCAAAGTGCAGGCTTGATTGCGATTGATCCAGGTCATTATATTGAATCTTTATGTAAAGAAAAGTTTGTCGAAAAATTTGAGAAATGGAAACAAGAAGAAAATTGGACCGTTGATTTCTTTGTTTCAGAAACGGATACGAACCCATTTCAATTTAACTAAAGGAGAGCTGTTGTATGTACGAAAATCTTTTACCACGTTTTTTACGCTATGTTAAGACTGAAACCAGATCTGATGAAAGTAGTCAAACGACTCCTTCGACACAAACACAAGTCGCTTTTGCGCAAGTCTTAAAAAAGGAATTAGAAGATTTAGGACTAACCAATGTATTTTACAATGAAGAAAATGGATTTGTTATAGGAACATTGCCAAGTAACATTGAAAAGAAAGTTCGCTCGATCGGTTTCATTGCCCACATGGATACCGCAGATTTCAATGCAGTAAATGTTAATCCACAAATCATTGAGAACTACGATGGGGAATCAACGATTGTTCTAGATAGTGAAGAACATTATACATTAAATACCAAAGACTTCCCTAATTTGAAAAACTACGAAGGACACACATTGATCACAACTGATGGCAGTACGTTGTTAGGTGCGGACGATAAAGCTGGGATCGCTGAAATTATGACCGCAATGGAAATTCTGCTGAAAAACCCAACTATCCCTCATGGTGAGATCAAAGTAGCTTTTGGACCAGATGAAGAGATTGGGGTAGGAGCAGATAAATTTGATGTCCAGCAGTTTGATGTTGATTTTGCCTATACCGTTGATGGTGGACCTTTAGGCGAATTACAATATGAAACATTCAGCGCAGCTCAGGCTAATATTTCAATTCAAGGAAAAAATGTCCATCCTGGTACAGCCAAAGATACGATGATCAATGCATTACAATTAGCGATAGACTTCCATAATCAACTACCAGCAGATGAAGTCCCAGAAAAAACGACAGGTTATGAAGGGTTCTTCCATTTGATGGGATTAAATGGAAATGTCGAAGAAGCAACTATGAGTTATATTATCCGTGACCACGATCGAGAAAAATTTGAAGCACGGAAAGCGAAAATTAGTGAAATCCAAGAAAAACTAAATAGTCGCTTCGATCAGACACGTGTGAAAGTTGATATGTATGATCAGTACTATAATATGCGAGAAATTATTGAAAAAGATATGAGCATTGTTGAATTAGCAAAACAAGCGATGATCGATTTAGAAATCGAGCCTGTGATTGAACCAGTACGAGGTGGAACAGATGGATCGAAAATTTCTTATCTAGGCATTCCAACGCCTAATTTGTTCGCAGGTGGCGAAAATATGCACGGCCGATTTGAGTTTGTTTCTCTTCAAGTGATGGAAAAAGCAACAGATGTGATTGTAAAAATTGCAGAATTGAATACAAACGTATAAAATCAAATAGGAACGTGGATGGATCAAGTAAGTGAACGAAGTGGATCTATCCTTTTAGCTGGGGGTGGGCGTATTCCAACAATGGAACGTCTGACCCCTTGGTTTTTGTGTAAAAATGGGAGGAAGAAAGAAATGGAAAAATTGCTAGTTTTTTATAATCAAAGCTCAGGACAAGATGAAGGTGAAAAATTAGCAAGCTGGTTTAAAGAATATGCCTTAAAGAAACGACCAGAACTAATCATCAATCTAACGGAAACAGGTCCTTCGATCAAGCATGAGACATTAGTCAAAAAAGCTGAAGAAACGCACGCAGATACCTTAATCGTAATCGGAGGCGATGGTACGATCCATCATATTGTACAGGCTTTTCAAGATAAACTTGAGCATTATCAAGTAGGACTACTACCAGGAGGAACAGTCAATAATTTAGCCCGTGTTCTCGGTATTCCATTAGAAAAGGAAAAAGCTGCAGACATTATCTTAGAGGGACAAATCCGTCAAATCGATTATGGAAAAGTCAATGATGAAGTCATTATCTCAACTTTAACGATCGGTATATTGGCAGATACAGCTGTTTGGATCAGTCAAAAAGAAAAGCAAAAATATGGTTCTTGGATTTTTATCAAACGGTTCATCAAGTTATTATTAAAAAAGAGAAAGTATCATTTAGATATCAAAACA harbors:
- a CDS encoding lipoprotein, which gives rise to MKVIFSCLLATGLLFSLTGCGNGDKNEASIDSISAETTTKAKDSSNEGQSIFKGEIESIDDSVDDTIQIKVVNVDEIEDPENIGTSFDNDGVTLNVSNDQLVGGKESFQKGDEIKFTLKEKPIMTMSIPPQIPGNSIVEVRVIE
- a CDS encoding tRNA (adenine(22)-N(1))-methyltransferase, with translation MNHLDLSKRLALVGEHVPTGAFLADIGSDHAYLPVALMLKDKIEFAVAGEVVKGPYESAKKQVQKNGLEKRIVVRLANGLDAIEPTDQINAITIAGMGGALIRDILEAGAKQHRLTGKERLILQPNIGEQAVRKWLQDNHYQIIAEEILEENKKIYEIIVAEKTPTKHIYNEEEILFGPFLLQGKTVVFQKKWQRELKQRQAILKQLAQAQNQEERVEAIKKEIQMIEEVLA
- a CDS encoding Nif3-like dinuclear metal center hexameric protein; amino-acid sequence: MAINGNEFIRKFEEYCPQWLAEEGDPVGLHLGTLNKPIQRIMMTLDVRPEVVQEAIEKKIDLLIAKHPPIFRPIKRLTTDHPQEKMYADLLKHDISVYAAHTNMDIIEDGLNDWFCEALGINVENYLLKTHTRHYKKLAVYVPIEDADKLRKALAEAGAGEQGHYDHTSFTSIGEGRFRPNEQAHPAIGKNGQLEKVEEAKVEVIFPEDREEKVLSAMYRVHPYEEVAFDLFSIDEPTQTWGIGRIGELPEALDLDTFVSKVKEVFQLEGLRVVRPTHTNSTVKRIAICGGSGEKFYPYALAQKADVYITGDIYYHTAQDMQSAGLIAIDPGHYIESLCKEKFVEKFEKWKQEENWTVDFFVSETDTNPFQFN
- the pepT gene encoding peptidase T, coding for MYENLLPRFLRYVKTETRSDESSQTTPSTQTQVAFAQVLKKELEDLGLTNVFYNEENGFVIGTLPSNIEKKVRSIGFIAHMDTADFNAVNVNPQIIENYDGESTIVLDSEEHYTLNTKDFPNLKNYEGHTLITTDGSTLLGADDKAGIAEIMTAMEILLKNPTIPHGEIKVAFGPDEEIGVGADKFDVQQFDVDFAYTVDGGPLGELQYETFSAAQANISIQGKNVHPGTAKDTMINALQLAIDFHNQLPADEVPEKTTGYEGFFHLMGLNGNVEEATMSYIIRDHDREKFEARKAKISEIQEKLNSRFDQTRVKVDMYDQYYNMREIIEKDMSIVELAKQAMIDLEIEPVIEPVRGGTDGSKISYLGIPTPNLFAGGENMHGRFEFVSLQVMEKATDVIVKIAELNTNV
- a CDS encoding diacylglycerol/lipid kinase family protein, whose translation is MEKLLVFYNQSSGQDEGEKLASWFKEYALKKRPELIINLTETGPSIKHETLVKKAEETHADTLIVIGGDGTIHHIVQAFQDKLEHYQVGLLPGGTVNNLARVLGIPLEKEKAADIILEGQIRQIDYGKVNDEVIISTLTIGILADTAVWISQKEKQKYGSWIFIKRFIKLLLKKRKYHLDIKTEKEHWRGKTQLLTVTMSNSVGGYTNFDDSASPDDGMFHVTIIPSLDIFRFVFYLPRLIKGKIYSVPGINYLTASQINIQAREKSVGTRTDGDTTDNLPIELVVVKKGLSVFAPKEEQK